The following proteins are co-located in the Streptomyces sp. NBC_00435 genome:
- a CDS encoding ABC transporter substrate-binding protein, translating to MRKHGTSRTRTLEGRRTNTFAGRRTKALTGHRAWAALAAAGALALSGCGSDPKQPTKPADGPSPAAATVVLPRLDGEKLEVAAVWTGQEQANFVKVLKEFERRTGATVTFVPAQDPIVTFLGSKIAGGAPPDVALLPQVGALVSAVKNKWAQPVGTEAQAQLDKNYSNGWKSLGAVDGAQYGVYYKAANKSLIWYNAKAFEAAGVTPPKTWKELVTAADTLSASGTPAVSVAGADGWTLTDWFENVYLSQAGPEKYDQLAKHQLKWTDDSVKQALTTLAELFGRADFLAGGQSGALATEFPKSVTQTFTGGDRPAAAMVYEGDFVAVNIAQTQAKLGTDALVFPFPSVGAKPPVVSGGDVAVALKASKGAQALLTFLASADSARIQAAEGGFLSPNKSVEPSAYPNDIQRGMAQALIAAGDDFRFDMSDQAPAAFGGTPGAGEWKALQDFLANPSDVAGTQARLEADAAKAYGN from the coding sequence ATGCGCAAGCACGGAACGAGCCGCACGAGGACGCTTGAGGGACGCCGCACGAACACGTTCGCGGGACGCCGCACCAAGGCGCTCACGGGGCACCGGGCCTGGGCCGCCCTCGCCGCCGCCGGCGCGCTGGCTCTCAGCGGGTGCGGCAGCGACCCCAAGCAGCCGACCAAGCCGGCCGACGGCCCCAGCCCGGCCGCCGCCACGGTCGTATTACCCCGCCTCGACGGCGAGAAGCTGGAGGTCGCCGCCGTCTGGACGGGCCAGGAGCAGGCGAACTTCGTCAAGGTGCTGAAGGAGTTCGAGCGGCGGACCGGCGCCACGGTCACTTTCGTCCCGGCGCAGGACCCGATCGTCACCTTCCTCGGTTCGAAGATCGCGGGCGGCGCCCCACCGGACGTGGCGCTGCTCCCCCAGGTGGGGGCGCTGGTGTCGGCGGTGAAGAACAAGTGGGCGCAGCCGGTCGGCACCGAGGCCCAGGCCCAGCTCGACAAGAACTACTCGAACGGCTGGAAATCGCTGGGCGCGGTCGACGGCGCCCAGTACGGCGTGTACTACAAGGCCGCCAACAAATCGCTCATCTGGTACAACGCGAAGGCCTTCGAGGCGGCGGGCGTGACGCCCCCCAAGACCTGGAAGGAGCTCGTCACCGCGGCCGACACCCTGTCCGCGTCCGGGACCCCGGCGGTCTCGGTGGCCGGCGCCGACGGCTGGACCCTGACGGACTGGTTCGAGAACGTCTATCTCTCGCAGGCGGGCCCGGAGAAGTACGACCAGCTCGCCAAGCACCAGCTCAAGTGGACGGACGACAGCGTCAAGCAGGCGCTGACCACGCTCGCCGAGCTGTTCGGGCGGGCGGACTTCCTGGCGGGCGGCCAGAGCGGGGCGCTGGCGACGGAGTTCCCGAAGTCGGTGACGCAGACCTTCACCGGCGGTGACCGGCCGGCGGCCGCGATGGTCTACGAGGGCGACTTCGTGGCGGTGAACATCGCGCAGACGCAGGCCAAGTTGGGCACGGACGCCCTGGTCTTCCCCTTCCCGTCGGTCGGCGCGAAGCCCCCGGTGGTCTCGGGCGGTGACGTGGCGGTCGCGCTGAAGGCCTCGAAGGGCGCGCAGGCGCTGCTGACCTTCCTGGCCTCGGCCGATTCGGCGCGGATCCAGGCCGCCGAGGGCGGGTTCCTCTCCCCGAACAAGTCGGTCGAGCCGAGCGCGTACCCGAACGACATCCAGCGCGGCATGGCCCAGGCCCTGATCGCGGCGGGCGACGACTTCCGCTTCGACATGTCGGACCAGGCGCCGGCCGCCTTCGGCGGGACCCCGGGCGCCGGCGAGTGGAAGGCGCTCCAGGACTTCCTGGCGAACCCGTCGGACGTGGCGGGGACACAGGCGAGGCTGGAGGCGGACGCGGCCAAGGCCTACGGGAACTGA
- a CDS encoding carbohydrate ABC transporter permease → MTAAAFLLPSLVLLGALVVHPIGYSLYRSFFDRSGGTFVGAGNYREILSDRTIRTALGNTAIWVVVAPVTATVLGLLFAVLTERVRWGTAFKLIVFMPMAISMLAAGIIFRLVYDADPDRGVANAVWVGVHDTFAASSAFPKARPGRDSPLLPADGGAFVTRDPVRAGVPALLPLVGIAPESLPAGTGTAKPAAAEPGRVTGTAWQDFTRGGGGRTNAVDPTESGLAGLRIEAVKDGRVVDSATARADGTFSLSAKADGALLRLPASNFREAYGGVEWLGPALVTPAVIGAYVWMWAGFAMVLIGAGLAAVPRELLEAARVDGANEWQVLRRITVPLLAPVLAVVMVTLVINVMKVFDLVFVIAPGAVQDDANVLALQLYRTSFGADADPGLGSAIAVLLLVLVVPVMAYNIRRMRREARR, encoded by the coding sequence CTGACCGCCGCGGCCTTCCTCCTGCCCTCCCTCGTCCTGCTCGGCGCGCTGGTGGTTCACCCCATCGGCTACTCGCTCTACCGCAGCTTCTTCGACCGCTCCGGCGGGACCTTCGTGGGCGCCGGGAACTACCGGGAGATCCTGAGCGACCGCACGATCCGCACGGCCCTGGGGAACACCGCGATCTGGGTGGTGGTGGCCCCGGTCACCGCCACCGTGCTCGGCCTGCTCTTCGCGGTGCTGACCGAACGGGTGCGCTGGGGAACGGCGTTCAAGCTGATCGTGTTCATGCCGATGGCGATCTCGATGCTCGCGGCGGGCATCATCTTCCGGCTCGTCTACGACGCCGACCCCGACCGGGGCGTGGCGAACGCCGTCTGGGTCGGCGTCCACGACACCTTCGCCGCGTCCTCCGCCTTCCCCAAGGCCCGCCCCGGCCGGGACTCCCCGCTGCTCCCGGCCGACGGGGGCGCGTTCGTGACCCGCGATCCGGTACGGGCGGGCGTGCCCGCGCTGCTCCCGCTGGTCGGTATCGCCCCGGAGTCCCTGCCCGCGGGCACGGGAACGGCGAAGCCGGCCGCGGCCGAGCCCGGCCGGGTCACCGGGACGGCCTGGCAGGACTTCACCCGGGGCGGAGGCGGCCGTACGAACGCGGTCGACCCCACCGAGTCAGGGCTCGCGGGGCTGCGCATCGAGGCGGTGAAGGACGGCCGGGTGGTCGACTCCGCGACGGCCCGCGCCGACGGCACCTTCTCCCTCTCCGCGAAGGCCGACGGGGCGCTGCTGCGCCTGCCCGCCTCGAACTTCCGGGAGGCGTACGGGGGCGTGGAGTGGCTCGGCCCGGCGCTGGTGACCCCGGCGGTGATCGGGGCCTACGTGTGGATGTGGGCCGGGTTCGCGATGGTGCTGATCGGGGCCGGGCTGGCCGCCGTGCCGCGCGAGCTGCTGGAGGCGGCGCGGGTGGACGGGGCGAACGAGTGGCAAGTGTTGCGGCGGATCACCGTGCCGCTGCTGGCGCCCGTCCTGGCCGTCGTGATGGTCACCCTCGTCATCAACGTCATGAAGGTCTTCGACCTGGTCTTCGTGATCGCTCCCGGCGCGGTCCAGGACGACGCCAACGTCCTGGCCCTCCAGCTGTACCGGACCTCCTTCGGCGCGGACGCCGATCCGGGGCTGGGCAGCGCCATCGCGGTGCTGCTGCTGGTGCTGGTGGTCCCGGTCATGGCCTACAACATCCGCCGGATGCGCCGGGAGGCCCGCCGATGA
- a CDS encoding carbohydrate ABC transporter permease, with protein MSTTSHTTPHTTPHPPPRTSPSARSLASRAAGGALRVFLLLAGLFWLLPTLGLLISSFLSPTALNEGGWWRALTEPSRLTADNYERLLANDTITGSLLNTAAIAVPATLLVLALGSFAGYAFAWLEFPGRDWLFLIVVGLLVVPVQVALIPVSELFGSIGLFETTAGVVLFHTAFGLPFAVFLLRNFFAEIPRELLEAARLDGAGELRLFTRVVLPLGGPAIASLGIFQFLWVWNDMLVALVFADSTHPPVTVALQQQVRQFGNNIDVLAPGAFLSMVVPLVVFFAFQRQFVSGVMAGAIK; from the coding sequence ATGAGCACGACGTCGCACACAACGCCGCACACGACGCCGCACCCGCCGCCGCGTACGTCGCCGAGCGCCCGGTCCCTCGCCTCCCGGGCGGCCGGCGGGGCGCTCCGCGTCTTCCTGCTCCTGGCGGGCCTGTTCTGGCTGCTGCCCACACTCGGGCTGCTGATCTCCTCCTTCCTGTCGCCCACCGCCCTGAACGAGGGCGGCTGGTGGCGGGCGCTGACCGAGCCGTCCCGGCTGACGGCCGACAACTACGAGCGGCTGCTGGCCAACGACACCATCACGGGCTCGCTCCTCAACACGGCCGCCATCGCCGTGCCCGCGACCCTGCTGGTCCTGGCGCTGGGCTCGTTCGCCGGATACGCCTTCGCCTGGCTGGAGTTCCCCGGCCGGGACTGGCTGTTCCTGATCGTGGTCGGGCTGCTCGTGGTCCCCGTCCAGGTGGCGCTGATCCCCGTCTCCGAACTCTTCGGTTCCATCGGCCTGTTCGAGACGACGGCGGGGGTGGTCCTCTTCCACACCGCCTTCGGGCTGCCGTTCGCCGTGTTCCTGCTGCGCAACTTCTTCGCGGAGATCCCGCGCGAGCTGCTGGAGGCGGCCCGGCTGGACGGGGCGGGCGAACTGCGCCTGTTCACCCGGGTGGTGCTGCCACTGGGCGGTCCGGCGATCGCCTCGCTCGGCATCTTCCAGTTCCTGTGGGTGTGGAACGACATGCTGGTCGCGCTGGTCTTCGCGGACTCGACGCACCCGCCGGTCACGGTCGCACTCCAGCAGCAGGTGCGGCAGTTCGGGAACAACATCGACGTGCTGGCGCCCGGCGCGTTCCTGTCGATGGTGGTCCCGCTCGTCGTCTTCTTCGCCTTCCAGCGGCAGTTCGTCTCGGGGGTCATGGCGGGAGCTATCAAGTAA
- a CDS encoding bifunctional glycosyltransferase/CDP-glycerol:glycerophosphate glycerophosphotransferase has protein sequence MPRFSVIVPAYKVQAYLQESLDSVLTQSYPDLELIVVDDASPDACGSIIDDYAARDPRVTAVHLAHNLGLGPARNAGLSQATGDYLIFLDGDDALAPGALQAITDRLKATGSPDVLVYDYARTFWTGELVRNSLSHRLSEEGPASFRLADRPSLLGMLMVVWNKTYRREYVEREGLTFPPGFYEDTPWTYPALLAAESVAVLDRVCVHYRQRRTGSILTTTSRRHLDIFDQYDRVFGYLATRPELERWRPAVHRRMAEHFCTLYADPRRLPRAARAEFFTRASALLRRYRVAGPRPLSLTRTDRTRHLLMRLGTRRTYRLLSLLRSAALTARRAGVTLWRGLRETALRLHYRVQRLLPLRPELAVFSAYWHGGYACNPAAIEAKLRELAPRMRTAWICDPAHASTLPRETTALRPGSAAYWTALARATYLVTNVNFERTLVKRPGQILLQTQHGTPLKRVGLDLQDRPAATPTTDFAGLLRGADQWDYLLSANRHSTLVWEKAVPSSYTTLEYGYPRNDVFHRATQADVLELRERLGIPPGSTAILYAPTHRDYRRSRPAHLDFERILRDLGPRFTILTRTHLTYAGSAAPDPHPRLLDVSSHPSVEELCLASDALVTDYSSLMFDYASLDRPIVIHADDWEAYEASRGTYFDLRGFPPGAVARTEDELVDIFATGHWQGSRSAQLRASFRTRFCTHDDGQAAERVVRRVFLSQPAPPVVPLEDRRPTPAAPSTTPEPTLAHLTAGRWP, from the coding sequence GTGCCCCGGTTCAGCGTCATCGTGCCCGCGTACAAGGTCCAGGCGTACCTCCAGGAGAGTCTGGACTCGGTCCTGACGCAGTCGTACCCGGATCTCGAACTGATCGTGGTCGACGACGCCTCCCCGGACGCCTGCGGTTCGATCATCGACGACTACGCCGCCCGGGACCCCCGGGTGACCGCCGTGCACCTGGCGCACAACCTCGGCCTGGGGCCGGCCCGCAACGCGGGCCTGTCCCAGGCCACGGGCGACTACCTGATCTTCCTCGACGGGGACGACGCCCTCGCCCCGGGCGCCCTGCAGGCCATCACCGACCGGCTGAAGGCCACCGGCTCCCCGGACGTCCTCGTCTACGACTACGCGCGCACCTTCTGGACCGGCGAGCTGGTCCGCAACAGCCTCTCCCACCGCCTCTCCGAGGAGGGCCCGGCCAGCTTCCGCCTCGCCGACCGCCCCTCCCTGCTGGGCATGCTGATGGTGGTGTGGAACAAGACGTACCGCCGCGAGTACGTGGAGCGCGAGGGCCTCACCTTCCCGCCGGGCTTCTACGAGGACACCCCCTGGACCTATCCCGCGCTCCTCGCGGCGGAGTCCGTGGCCGTCCTGGACCGGGTGTGCGTCCACTACCGCCAGCGCCGCACCGGCTCGATCCTGACCACCACCAGCCGACGCCACCTCGACATCTTCGACCAGTACGACCGGGTCTTCGGCTACCTCGCCACCCGGCCCGAGCTGGAGCGCTGGCGGCCCGCCGTGCACCGGCGGATGGCCGAGCACTTCTGCACCCTGTACGCGGACCCGCGCCGCCTCCCGCGCGCCGCCCGCGCCGAGTTCTTCACCCGGGCCTCGGCCCTGCTGCGCCGTTACCGCGTCGCCGGCCCCCGTCCCCTGTCCCTCACCCGCACCGACCGCACCCGACACCTCCTGATGCGGCTCGGCACGCGGCGCACGTACCGCCTGCTGTCCCTCCTGCGCTCGGCCGCCCTCACGGCCCGCCGGGCGGGGGTCACGCTGTGGCGGGGGCTGCGCGAAACGGCCCTGCGCCTGCACTACCGCGTGCAGCGGCTGCTGCCGCTCCGCCCGGAGCTGGCGGTCTTCTCCGCGTACTGGCACGGCGGTTACGCCTGCAACCCGGCGGCGATCGAGGCCAAGCTGCGCGAACTCGCCCCACGCATGCGGACGGCCTGGATCTGCGACCCCGCCCACGCCTCGACCCTCCCGCGCGAGACGACCGCGCTGCGCCCGGGCTCTGCGGCGTACTGGACGGCCCTGGCCCGCGCCACGTACCTCGTCACGAACGTCAACTTCGAGCGCACGCTGGTCAAACGACCGGGCCAGATCCTGCTCCAGACCCAGCACGGCACGCCGCTCAAGCGGGTCGGACTCGACCTCCAGGACCGCCCGGCGGCCACCCCGACCACGGACTTCGCGGGCCTGCTGCGCGGCGCCGACCAGTGGGACTACCTACTGTCCGCGAACCGCCACTCCACCCTGGTCTGGGAGAAGGCGGTCCCGTCCTCGTACACGACGCTCGAGTACGGCTACCCGCGCAACGACGTGTTCCACCGGGCCACCCAGGCGGACGTCCTCGAGCTGCGCGAACGCCTCGGCATCCCGCCGGGCTCCACGGCGATCCTGTACGCGCCGACCCACCGCGACTACCGGCGCAGCCGCCCGGCCCACCTGGACTTCGAACGCATCCTGCGCGACCTGGGCCCCCGCTTCACGATCCTGACCCGCACCCACCTCACCTACGCGGGCTCGGCCGCCCCCGACCCGCACCCCCGCCTGCTGGACGTCTCCTCCCACCCCTCGGTGGAGGAACTCTGCCTGGCCTCGGACGCGCTGGTGACGGACTACTCCTCGCTGATGTTCGACTACGCCTCGCTGGACCGGCCGATCGTGATCCACGCGGACGACTGGGAGGCGTACGAGGCCTCCCGCGGCACGTACTTCGACCTGCGCGGGTTCCCTCCGGGTGCGGTCGCGCGCACCGAGGACGAGCTGGTGGACATCTTCGCCACCGGCCACTGGCAGGGCTCGCGCTCGGCGCAGCTGCGCGCGTCCTTCCGGACCCGCTTCTGCACGCACGACGACGGCCAGGCGGCCGAGCGGGTGGTCCGCCGGGTCTTCCTGAGCCAGCCCGCGCCCCCGGTGGTCCCCCTGGAGGACCGCCGCCCCACCCCCGCGGCCCCCTCCACCACCCCGGAACCCACCCTGGCCCACCTCACGGCGGGCCGCTGGCCGTAA
- a CDS encoding TetR/AcrR family transcriptional regulator, producing the protein MTTDPAAPTAAAPAARRAPAGAAVLRQDVTEAIRAAVVEELATVGFARMSIEGIARRAGVGKTAVYRRWKSKLHLVLDLVGAFAVDGLPVPATGTLYGDVRALLEVMSHVLRHPVASAVIPDLLVEAARNPEIAEAVRGALLEGQRRMAEGIISEAVERGELPVGVDAGRALDLAIGPLYWRQVVVRDAVTGGYLDDLARSVVAGLTAGPAAS; encoded by the coding sequence ATGACGACCGATCCTGCTGCCCCGACCGCCGCCGCCCCCGCAGCCCGCAGAGCACCCGCCGGGGCGGCCGTCCTGCGCCAGGACGTGACCGAGGCGATCCGGGCGGCCGTGGTCGAGGAGCTGGCCACCGTCGGGTTCGCGCGGATGTCGATCGAGGGGATCGCGCGGCGGGCGGGCGTGGGGAAGACGGCCGTGTACCGCCGGTGGAAGTCGAAGCTGCACCTGGTGCTGGACCTGGTGGGTGCCTTCGCGGTGGACGGCCTGCCGGTCCCGGCGACGGGGACGCTGTACGGGGACGTACGGGCCCTGCTGGAGGTGATGTCACATGTGCTGCGGCATCCGGTGGCATCGGCGGTGATCCCCGACCTACTGGTCGAGGCCGCGCGGAACCCGGAGATCGCGGAGGCCGTGCGGGGGGCGCTGCTGGAAGGGCAGCGGCGGATGGCCGAGGGGATCATCTCGGAGGCGGTGGAGCGGGGCGAACTGCCGGTGGGGGTGGATGCGGGGCGGGCGCTCGACCTGGCGATCGGGCCGCTGTACTGGCGGCAGGTGGTCGTCCGTGACGCCGTGACCGGCGGCTACCTGGACGACCTCGCGCGGTCGGTGGTCGCGGGCCTGACGGCCGGGCCGGCCGCTTCCTGA
- a CDS encoding ABC transporter permease has translation MTTAHPAPAPAKDGPKASDPIAELAAAHDLTLSGARPSLPQYIAQLWGRRHFVTAYATARMHAQYSEASLGQVWHLVTPLLNAAVYYFIFGIVMHASHGVPDYLPFLITGVFVWDFIGSSINASTRAVQGNLGLVRALHFPRASLPLSTVVQLFQQLLVTMGALIILLFVFGQTPTLNWLFVFPTLLLMAAFCAGCAMIMARIGAKHPDISQLMPFVLRTWMYASGVMWSIDSMLKTDHLPHWVSMALKLNPAAVYIDLMRFALIGSYKASQLPHHVWLIALGWALLAGVGGFIFFWKAEEEYGRG, from the coding sequence GTGACCACCGCGCACCCGGCTCCCGCCCCGGCGAAGGACGGGCCCAAGGCCTCGGACCCCATCGCCGAACTGGCGGCGGCCCACGACCTGACCCTCAGCGGCGCCCGCCCCTCGCTCCCCCAGTACATCGCTCAGCTCTGGGGCCGGCGCCACTTCGTCACCGCGTACGCGACCGCCCGGATGCACGCCCAGTACAGCGAGGCCAGCCTCGGACAGGTCTGGCACCTGGTGACCCCGCTGCTCAACGCGGCCGTCTACTACTTCATCTTCGGCATCGTCATGCACGCCAGCCACGGCGTGCCCGACTACCTGCCGTTCCTGATCACCGGCGTCTTCGTCTGGGACTTCATCGGGAGCTCCATCAACGCCTCCACCCGGGCCGTCCAGGGCAACCTCGGGCTGGTGCGCGCCCTGCACTTCCCGCGCGCCTCGCTGCCCCTGTCGACCGTCGTCCAGCTCTTCCAGCAGCTGCTCGTCACCATGGGCGCGCTGATCATCCTGCTGTTCGTCTTCGGCCAGACACCCACCCTGAACTGGCTGTTCGTCTTCCCCACCCTCCTGCTCATGGCCGCCTTCTGCGCCGGCTGCGCCATGATCATGGCCCGGATCGGGGCGAAGCACCCCGACATCAGCCAGCTGATGCCGTTCGTCCTGCGGACCTGGATGTACGCCTCGGGCGTCATGTGGTCCATCGACTCGATGCTCAAGACGGACCACCTGCCGCACTGGGTCTCGATGGCCCTCAAGCTCAACCCCGCGGCCGTCTACATCGACCTGATGCGCTTCGCGCTCATCGGCTCGTACAAGGCGAGCCAGCTCCCGCACCACGTCTGGCTGATCGCACTGGGCTGGGCCCTGCTCGCCGGCGTCGGCGGTTTCATTTTCTTCTGGAAGGCAGAGGAGGAGTACGGCCGTGGCTGA
- a CDS encoding ABC transporter ATP-binding protein: MADTATRVPTVIADDVHVIYKVHGSGGRKGGATAALSRMFSRKPAPGIREVHAVKGVSFTAYKGEAIGLIGTNGSGKSTLLSAIAGLQPVARGRIFSHGQPSLLGVNAALMNDLTGERNVVLGGLAMGMSKQQIRERYQGIVDFSGINEKGDFISLPMRTYSSGMGARLRFSIAAAKDHDVLMIDEALATGDAAFQRRSQARIEELREQAGTVFLVSHGIGTVRETCDRAIWLESGVLRMDGPSKEVCDAYEAFTNSR, encoded by the coding sequence GTGGCTGACACCGCAACCCGTGTCCCGACCGTCATCGCGGACGATGTGCACGTGATCTACAAGGTGCACGGATCCGGCGGCCGCAAGGGTGGCGCCACCGCCGCCCTGAGCCGGATGTTCTCCCGCAAGCCCGCCCCCGGCATCCGTGAGGTCCACGCCGTCAAGGGCGTCAGCTTCACCGCGTACAAGGGCGAGGCCATCGGCCTGATCGGCACCAACGGCTCGGGCAAGTCCACCCTGCTGTCGGCCATCGCCGGGCTCCAGCCCGTCGCGCGCGGCCGGATCTTCTCGCACGGCCAGCCGTCACTGCTCGGGGTGAACGCCGCCCTGATGAACGACCTGACCGGTGAGCGCAACGTGGTACTCGGCGGCCTCGCGATGGGCATGTCCAAGCAGCAGATCCGCGAGCGCTACCAGGGCATCGTCGACTTCTCCGGGATCAACGAGAAGGGCGACTTCATCTCGCTCCCGATGCGGACGTACTCCTCCGGCATGGGCGCCCGGCTGCGCTTCTCCATCGCCGCCGCCAAGGACCACGACGTCCTGATGATCGACGAGGCGCTGGCCACCGGCGACGCCGCCTTCCAGCGGCGCAGCCAGGCCCGCATCGAGGAGCTGCGCGAGCAGGCCGGTACGGTCTTCCTCGTCAGCCACGGCATCGGCACGGTCCGCGAGACCTGCGACCGCGCGATCTGGCTGGAGTCGGGCGTCCTGCGCATGGACGGCCCCTCCAAGGAGGTCTGCGACGCGTACGAGGCCTTCACCAACAGCCGCTGA